In the Acidovorax sp. A79 genome, one interval contains:
- the lysA gene encoding diaminopimelate decarboxylase encodes MSNPFSPAQLWALADQFGTPLWVYDAATIRQRIAQVSNFETVRFAQKACSNIHILKLMREQGVKVDAVSRGEILRALAAGYVAGAEPSEIVFTADLFDAATLDCVVEHGVPVNAGSIDMLHQLGARSPGHGVWLRINPGFGHGHSNKTNTGGEHSKHGIWHTDLPAALAAIAQHGLQLVGLHMHIGSGVDYSHLAEVCGAMVGLVRTTHAAGHDLHAISAGGGLSIPYRSGDPVVDTQHYHGLWDAARQQAEAVVGHKLGLEIEPGRYLVAESGVLLGEVRAAKNAGNNRFVLVDTGFNELMRPSMYGSFHAMELLRRDGTTAAARPTVVAGPLCESGDVFTQGDGGVVLPRDLPAAQVGDLLVIHDTGAYGASMSSNYNTRPLIAEVLVDGGQARLIRRRQTVDELLALELGL; translated from the coding sequence ATGTCCAACCCTTTCTCTCCCGCCCAGCTCTGGGCCCTGGCCGACCAGTTCGGCACCCCGCTGTGGGTGTACGACGCGGCCACCATCCGCCAGCGCATCGCGCAGGTGTCCAATTTCGAGACCGTCCGTTTCGCGCAGAAGGCCTGTTCCAACATCCACATCCTGAAGCTCATGCGCGAGCAGGGCGTGAAGGTGGACGCCGTCTCGCGCGGCGAGATCCTGCGCGCGCTGGCGGCGGGCTATGTGGCCGGCGCAGAGCCGTCGGAGATCGTCTTCACCGCCGACCTGTTCGATGCCGCCACGCTCGACTGCGTGGTGGAGCACGGCGTGCCGGTCAACGCGGGCTCCATCGACATGCTGCACCAGCTGGGCGCGCGTTCGCCCGGCCATGGCGTGTGGCTGCGCATCAACCCCGGCTTCGGCCACGGCCACAGCAACAAGACCAACACGGGCGGCGAGCACAGCAAGCACGGCATCTGGCACACCGACCTGCCCGCGGCGCTGGCCGCCATCGCGCAGCACGGCCTCCAGCTCGTGGGCCTGCACATGCACATCGGCTCGGGCGTGGACTACAGCCACCTGGCGGAAGTCTGCGGCGCCATGGTGGGCCTGGTGCGCACCACCCACGCGGCCGGGCACGACCTGCATGCCATCTCGGCCGGCGGCGGCCTGTCCATTCCCTACCGCAGCGGGGACCCGGTGGTCGACACGCAGCACTACCACGGCCTGTGGGACGCCGCGCGCCAGCAGGCCGAGGCGGTGGTGGGCCACAAGCTGGGCCTGGAGATCGAACCGGGCCGCTACCTGGTGGCCGAATCCGGCGTGCTGCTGGGCGAGGTGCGGGCCGCCAAGAACGCGGGCAACAACCGCTTCGTGCTGGTCGATACGGGGTTCAATGAGTTGATGCGCCCCTCGATGTACGGCAGCTTCCACGCGATGGAGCTGCTGCGCCGCGATGGCACCACCGCCGCCGCCCGGCCCACCGTCGTGGCCGGGCCGCTGTGCGAATCGGGCGACGTGTTCACGCAGGGCGATGGCGGCGTGGTGCTGCCGCGCGACCTGCCGGCCGCGCAGGTCGGCGACCTGCTGGTGATCCACGACACGGGCGCGTATGGCGCCTCGATGTCCTCCAACTACAACACGCGCCCGCTGATCGCGGAGGTGCTGGTGGACGGCGGCCAGGCGCGCCTGATCCGCCGCCGCCAGACGGTGGACGAGCTGCTGGCGCTGGAGCTGGGGCTGTAG
- the grxC gene encoding glutaredoxin 3, which yields MQPVKMYTTAVCPYCIRAKQILKSKGVEQIEEIRIDTDPAARVHMMEITGRRTVPQIYIGETHVGGHDDLVALDSRGELMPLLGAA from the coding sequence ATGCAACCCGTGAAGATGTACACCACCGCCGTCTGCCCCTACTGCATCCGGGCCAAGCAGATCCTCAAGTCCAAGGGCGTGGAGCAGATCGAGGAAATCCGCATCGACACCGACCCCGCCGCGCGCGTCCACATGATGGAGATCACCGGCCGCCGCACGGTGCCGCAGATCTACATCGGTGAAACCCATGTGGGCGGCCACGATGATCTGGTGGCGCTGGACAGCCGCGGCGAGCTCATGCCCTTGCTGGGCGCCGCCTGA
- a CDS encoding S41 family peptidase, which produces MGHKLKIAGWVSVGVVAGALTTVSLQTVARGAMTPLPLEEIQQLSAVFGLVKTDYVEPVDDKKLITDAISGMVASLDPHSQYFDKKSFKEFREGTSGRFVGVGIEITQEDGLIKVVSPIEGSPAFRAGLKTNDLITKIDETAVKGLSLNDAVKRMRGEPNTKVTLTIFRKDENRSFPVTITREEIKTQSVKGKVVEPGYAWIRLSQFQERTVDDFVRKVEEVYKQDPNLKGLVLDLRNDPGGLLDAAVAVSAAFLPENVTVVTTNGQLADSKATYKASPDYYQRRGGGDPLRRLPPALKSVPLVVLVNEGSASASEIVAGALQDHKRATIMGSQTFGKGSVQTVRPLGPDTGIKLTTARYYTPSGKSIQAKGIVPDVMIDESEEGNIFAALRMREADLDKHLGSGQGEEKKDEAREKAREDARKRMEDEAKKPASDRKAPEFGSDKDFQLVQALNQLKGRSVLVSKTLTERKEEKKEN; this is translated from the coding sequence ATGGGCCACAAACTTAAAATTGCAGGATGGGTGTCGGTGGGGGTGGTGGCCGGAGCGCTCACCACGGTGTCCCTGCAGACGGTGGCGCGCGGCGCCATGACGCCACTGCCCCTGGAGGAAATCCAGCAGCTGTCGGCGGTGTTCGGCCTGGTGAAGACCGACTATGTCGAGCCGGTGGACGACAAGAAGCTCATCACCGACGCCATCTCGGGCATGGTCGCCAGCCTGGATCCGCACTCCCAGTATTTCGACAAGAAGTCCTTCAAGGAATTCCGCGAGGGCACGTCGGGCCGCTTCGTGGGCGTGGGCATCGAGATCACCCAGGAAGACGGGCTCATCAAGGTCGTCTCGCCCATCGAGGGGTCCCCGGCGTTTCGCGCCGGCCTCAAGACCAACGACCTGATCACCAAGATCGACGAAACGGCGGTCAAGGGGCTGTCGCTCAACGACGCCGTCAAGCGCATGCGCGGCGAGCCCAACACCAAGGTCACGCTCACCATCTTCCGCAAGGACGAGAACCGCTCGTTCCCGGTGACGATCACGCGCGAAGAGATCAAGACCCAGTCCGTCAAGGGCAAGGTGGTGGAGCCCGGATACGCCTGGATCCGCCTGTCGCAGTTCCAGGAGCGCACGGTCGATGACTTCGTGCGCAAGGTGGAGGAGGTCTACAAGCAGGACCCCAACCTCAAGGGCCTGGTGCTGGACCTGCGCAACGATCCCGGTGGCCTGCTGGACGCGGCCGTGGCCGTCTCGGCGGCGTTTTTGCCGGAGAACGTCACGGTGGTCACGACCAACGGCCAGCTGGCGGACAGCAAGGCGACCTACAAGGCATCGCCGGACTACTACCAGCGCCGTGGCGGCGGCGACCCGCTGCGCCGCCTTCCCCCGGCCCTCAAGTCCGTGCCCCTGGTGGTGCTGGTGAACGAAGGCTCGGCATCGGCCAGCGAGATCGTGGCCGGCGCGCTGCAGGACCACAAGCGCGCCACCATCATGGGCAGCCAGACGTTCGGCAAGGGGTCGGTGCAGACGGTGCGTCCCCTGGGGCCTGATACCGGCATCAAGCTGACCACGGCACGCTACTACACGCCGAGCGGCAAATCGATCCAGGCCAAGGGCATCGTGCCCGACGTGATGATCGACGAGTCCGAGGAGGGCAACATCTTTGCGGCCCTGCGCATGCGCGAGGCCGACCTCGACAAGCACCTGGGCAGCGGCCAGGGCGAGGAAAAGAAGGACGAGGCCCGTGAAAAGGCCCGCGAGGATGCGCGCAAGCGCATGGAGGACGAGGCCAAGAAGCCCGCTTCCGACCGCAAGGCGCCCGAATTCGGTTCGGACAAGGACTTCCAGCTGGTGCAGGCGCTGAACCAGCTCAAGGGCCGCTCCGTGCTGGTCAGCAAGACCTTGACGGAACGCAAGGAAGAAAAGAAAGAGAATTGA
- a CDS encoding rhodanese-like domain-containing protein → MKFIIDNWYLIFVALASGGMLLWPVLKNASGGSLTPARAVQLINREKAVVIDVCETEEFAAGHVNGAKNVPLGQLEERLPTVIKNKALPLVLVCTTGARANRAVAIAKKLGYENAQAMAGGLKAWREASLPVEKA, encoded by the coding sequence GTGAAATTCATTATCGACAACTGGTATCTGATCTTTGTTGCACTGGCTTCGGGCGGCATGTTGCTGTGGCCGGTCCTCAAGAACGCCAGTGGCGGCTCGCTGACACCCGCGCGGGCCGTGCAGCTCATCAACCGCGAAAAGGCGGTGGTCATCGACGTTTGCGAAACCGAAGAATTCGCCGCAGGCCATGTAAACGGTGCCAAGAACGTGCCCCTGGGCCAGCTCGAAGAGCGCCTGCCCACCGTGATCAAGAACAAGGCCCTGCCCCTGGTGCTGGTGTGCACCACCGGTGCCCGCGCCAACCGCGCGGTGGCCATTGCCAAGAAGCTGGGCTACGAGAACGCCCAGGCCATGGCCGGCGGCCTCAAGGCCTGGCGCGAAGCCAGCCTGCCTGTGGAAAAAGCCTGA
- the rsmD gene encoding 16S rRNA (guanine(966)-N(2))-methyltransferase RsmD produces MSRSTLKTTAINAEIRKAQAAAATPPAAATGKKGAPKDKAAPAAAPKGAGEIRIIGGLWKRTRLPVAQRPGLRPTPDRVRETLFNWLGQDLAGWRCLDAFAGTGALGLEAASRGASAVQLVESDAALVAQLNTLQQRLQATAVRVQRGDGIAALKQAAPASIDLVLLDPPFDSDLFGAALQAAAKAVAADGFVYLEAPRAWADEELAPWGLALHRHLKAGAVHAHLLRRGA; encoded by the coding sequence ATGAGCCGCTCGACCCTGAAAACCACCGCCATCAACGCCGAGATCCGCAAGGCACAGGCCGCTGCGGCCACCCCCCCGGCGGCCGCCACCGGCAAAAAGGGCGCGCCCAAGGACAAGGCGGCCCCAGCCGCCGCGCCCAAGGGCGCGGGCGAAATCCGCATCATCGGCGGGCTGTGGAAGCGCACCCGCCTGCCCGTGGCCCAGCGCCCCGGCCTGCGCCCCACGCCCGACCGCGTGCGCGAGACCCTGTTCAACTGGCTCGGCCAGGACCTGGCGGGCTGGCGCTGCCTGGACGCCTTCGCGGGCACCGGCGCCCTGGGGCTGGAGGCCGCATCACGCGGTGCCAGCGCCGTGCAGCTGGTGGAAAGCGACGCCGCCCTGGTGGCCCAGCTGAACACCCTGCAGCAGCGCCTGCAGGCCACCGCCGTGCGCGTGCAGCGTGGCGACGGCATCGCCGCCCTCAAGCAGGCCGCGCCCGCCAGCATCGACCTGGTGCTGCTGGACCCGCCGTTCGACAGCGACCTGTTCGGCGCCGCCCTGCAGGCCGCCGCCAAGGCGGTGGCCGCCGATGGGTTCGTGTACCTCGAGGCACCGCGCGCCTGGGCCGATGAAGAGCTGGCGCCCTGGGGGCTGGCGCTGCACCGCCACCTCAAGGCGGGTGCGGTGCACGCCCACCTGCTGCGGCGCGGCGCCTGA
- the gpmA gene encoding 2,3-diphosphoglycerate-dependent phosphoglycerate mutase produces the protein MYKLVLIRHGESTWNLENRFTGWTDVDLTPTGVSQAMSAGKLLKAEGYEFDLAFTSVLKRAIHTLWYTLDEMDCTWLPVVKDWRLNERHYGALQGLNKADMAKQYGDEQVLVWRRSYDTPPPALEATDPRSERGDRRYAALAEGSVPLTECLKDTVARVLPFWNDAMAPAIRSGKRVVLAAHGNSIRALVKYLDGISESDIVGLNIPNGIPLVYELDADLKPIRHYYLGDAEAAARAAAAVASQGKA, from the coding sequence ATGTACAAACTCGTCCTGATCCGCCACGGCGAATCCACCTGGAACCTTGAAAACCGCTTTACCGGCTGGACCGATGTCGACCTCACGCCCACGGGAGTTTCCCAGGCCATGTCCGCCGGCAAGCTGCTCAAGGCCGAGGGCTACGAGTTCGATCTGGCCTTCACCAGCGTGCTCAAGCGTGCCATCCACACCCTCTGGTACACGCTGGACGAGATGGACTGCACCTGGCTGCCGGTCGTCAAGGACTGGCGCCTGAACGAGCGCCACTACGGCGCTCTGCAGGGCCTGAACAAGGCCGACATGGCCAAGCAGTATGGCGACGAGCAGGTGCTGGTCTGGCGCCGCAGCTACGACACGCCCCCGCCGGCCCTGGAGGCCACGGACCCCCGCAGCGAGCGTGGCGACCGCCGCTACGCCGCGCTGGCCGAGGGCAGCGTGCCACTGACGGAATGCCTCAAGGACACCGTGGCGCGCGTGCTGCCCTTCTGGAACGACGCGATGGCGCCGGCCATCCGCTCGGGCAAGCGCGTGGTGCTGGCCGCGCACGGCAACTCCATCCGGGCGCTCGTCAAGTACCTCGACGGCATCTCCGAGTCCGACATCGTCGGCCTGAACATTCCCAACGGGATTCCACTGGTATATGAACTCGACGCCGACCTGAAACCCATCCGCCACTACTATCTGGGTGACGCGGAAGCGGCCGCCAGGGCCGCGGCCGCCGTGGCATCGCAGGGCAAGGCGTAA
- the secB gene encoding protein-export chaperone SecB: MADQENPVFQIQRVYLKDMSLEQPNSPGILLEQEQPNVDIQLGVEATPVAEGIFEVAVTATVQTKIKDKTVFLVEAKQAGIFEIRNVPEDQMGPIMGIACPQIVYPYLRGNVADLINRAGFPPVHLAEINFQAMYEQQQAQAAGQASPIITQ; the protein is encoded by the coding sequence ATGGCCGACCAAGAAAATCCCGTGTTCCAGATCCAGCGCGTCTACCTCAAGGACATGTCGCTCGAGCAGCCCAATTCCCCCGGCATCCTGCTGGAGCAAGAGCAGCCGAACGTCGACATCCAGCTGGGCGTGGAAGCCACGCCCGTGGCCGAAGGCATCTTCGAAGTGGCCGTGACCGCCACCGTGCAGACCAAGATCAAGGACAAGACCGTGTTCCTGGTCGAAGCCAAGCAGGCCGGCATCTTCGAGATCCGCAACGTGCCGGAAGACCAGATGGGCCCGATCATGGGCATCGCCTGCCCGCAGATCGTGTACCCCTACCTGCGCGGCAACGTGGCCGACCTGATCAACCGCGCCGGCTTCCCGCCCGTGCACCTGGCCGAAATCAACTTCCAGGCCATGTACGAGCAGCAGCAAGCCCAGGCCGCCGGCCAGGCTTCGCCCATCATCACGCAATAA
- a CDS encoding LysR family transcriptional regulator, which yields MTDAAISPLARRITHRHIEVFRAVMAAGSATGAASLLHSSQPTVSRELARLESLLGYALFERMQGRLRANARALALWDEVQRSWQGLERVVDRAVALGRPDAVQLSVLCLPALAHALLPGAAARLLRAHPHARLSVTPQESPLLEEWMSAQRFDLGLCEQAAAPPGTRAEVLLTLDEVAVVPADHPLARRPVLHLEDFADQPFVSLSADDPYRRLIDARFAQAAVPRTLRMETHSAAAVCAMVEHGLGLAIVNPLTALAAAGSGGRLVVRRLAFSIPFSVACVLPLYRPPLPEVAPMLEALQAEAVDVARQFQALP from the coding sequence ATGACCGATGCCGCCATCTCCCCCCTGGCCCGCCGCATCACCCACCGGCACATCGAAGTGTTCCGCGCCGTGATGGCCGCGGGCAGCGCGACCGGCGCGGCCAGCCTGCTGCACAGTTCGCAGCCCACCGTGAGCCGCGAACTCGCGCGCCTGGAATCGCTGCTGGGCTATGCGCTGTTCGAGCGCATGCAAGGGCGGCTGCGGGCCAACGCGCGCGCGCTCGCGCTGTGGGACGAGGTGCAGCGCTCCTGGCAGGGCCTGGAGCGCGTGGTGGACCGCGCCGTGGCGCTGGGCCGCCCCGATGCCGTGCAGCTGTCGGTGCTGTGCCTGCCCGCGCTGGCGCACGCCCTGCTGCCGGGCGCGGCGGCGCGGCTGTTGCGGGCACACCCGCACGCACGCCTGTCGGTCACGCCGCAGGAGTCCCCGCTGCTGGAGGAATGGATGAGCGCCCAGCGCTTTGACCTGGGCCTGTGCGAGCAGGCCGCCGCCCCGCCGGGCACGCGCGCCGAGGTGCTGCTGACCCTGGATGAAGTGGCCGTGGTGCCGGCGGACCACCCCCTGGCGCGCCGGCCCGTGCTGCATCTGGAGGATTTTGCGGACCAGCCCTTCGTGAGCCTGTCGGCCGACGACCCCTACCGCCGCCTCATCGACGCGCGTTTTGCGCAAGCCGCCGTGCCGCGCACCCTGCGCATGGAAACCCACAGCGCCGCCGCCGTGTGCGCGATGGTGGAACACGGCCTGGGACTGGCCATCGTCAACCCGCTGACCGCCCTGGCGGCGGCCGGCTCCGGCGGCCGGCTGGTGGTGCGGCGGCTGGCGTTTTCGATCCCGTTCAGCGTGGCGTGCGTGCTGCCGCTGTACCGCCCGCCCCTGCCCGAGGTGGCGCCCATGCTGGAGGCGCTCCAGGCCGAGGCGGTGGATGTGGCCCGCCAGTTCCAGGCGCTGCCATGA
- the coaD gene encoding pantetheine-phosphate adenylyltransferase translates to MAQNVLAVYPGTFDPITLGHEDVVRRATQLFERVIVAVAAGHHKKTLFTLEERIDMVREAVKGYPQVQVEAFSGLLRDFVVERGGKAMVRGLRAVTDFDYEFQLAGMNRSLMPQVETVFLTPSDKYQFISSTFVREIAVLGGEVHKFVSPSVQERLAEKVRTLTPP, encoded by the coding sequence ATGGCCCAGAACGTGCTCGCCGTATACCCCGGAACCTTCGACCCCATCACGCTGGGCCATGAAGACGTGGTACGCAGGGCCACCCAGTTGTTCGAACGCGTGATCGTGGCCGTGGCGGCGGGCCACCACAAGAAGACCCTGTTCACCCTGGAAGAGCGGATCGACATGGTCCGCGAGGCGGTCAAGGGCTACCCCCAGGTGCAGGTCGAGGCCTTCTCGGGCCTGCTGCGCGACTTCGTGGTGGAGCGCGGCGGCAAGGCCATGGTGCGCGGCCTGCGCGCCGTGACCGACTTCGACTACGAGTTCCAGCTCGCGGGCATGAACCGCAGCCTGATGCCGCAGGTGGAAACCGTGTTCCTCACCCCCAGCGACAAGTACCAGTTCATCAGCAGCACCTTCGTGCGCGAGATCGCCGTGCTGGGCGGCGAAGTGCACAAGTTCGTGTCGCCCTCGGTGCAGGAGCGGCTGGCCGAGAAGGTGCGCACCCTCACGCCACCGTGA
- a CDS encoding ThiF family adenylyltransferase, producing MTDDQLLRYSRHILLDEMGIEGQERVLAAHALIIGAGGLGSPAALYLASAGVGHITLVDDDVVDLTNLQRQIAHTTARVGQPKVASAAAAMAAINPGVRVTALQARADAGVLDALVREATVVLDCSDNYATRHAINAACVAHDKPLVAGAVIRFDGQITVVDPRAAQSPCYACIFPPEAEFEEVACSTMGVFAPLVGVVGAMQAAEALKLLAGIGTSLAGRLLMLDGRSMEWSTMHVGRAPGCPVCVVR from the coding sequence ATGACCGACGACCAGCTCCTGCGGTACTCGCGCCACATCCTGCTCGATGAGATGGGCATCGAAGGGCAGGAGCGGGTGCTGGCGGCGCATGCCCTCATCATCGGCGCGGGCGGCCTGGGTTCGCCCGCCGCGCTGTACCTTGCCTCCGCTGGCGTCGGGCACATCACGCTGGTGGACGACGATGTGGTCGACCTCACCAACCTGCAGCGGCAGATCGCCCACACCACGGCGCGGGTCGGGCAGCCCAAGGTGGCCTCCGCGGCCGCCGCCATGGCTGCCATCAACCCCGGGGTACGGGTCACGGCGCTCCAGGCGCGGGCCGATGCCGGCGTGCTCGATGCGCTCGTGCGCGAAGCCACCGTGGTGCTCGATTGCAGCGACAACTACGCCACGCGCCACGCCATCAACGCGGCGTGCGTCGCCCATGACAAGCCGCTGGTCGCGGGGGCGGTGATCCGGTTCGACGGGCAGATCACGGTGGTCGATCCACGTGCCGCGCAATCCCCCTGCTATGCCTGCATCTTCCCCCCGGAGGCCGAATTCGAGGAGGTGGCCTGTTCGACCATGGGCGTGTTCGCTCCGCTGGTGGGGGTGGTCGGGGCGATGCAGGCGGCGGAGGCGCTCAAGCTGCTGGCCGGCATCGGCACTTCGCTGGCTGGCCGCCTGCTCATGCTGGACGGCCGGTCCATGGAGTGGAGCACCATGCATGTAGGGCGCGCACCCGGCTGCCCCGTGTGTGTTGTGCGGTAG
- a CDS encoding NAD(P)H-dependent glycerol-3-phosphate dehydrogenase, whose translation MKIIVLGAGAWGSALAMSAAQHPGGHVVTLWARDAGQADAMRVARQNARYLPGIDFPPSLSIADGHFGALLPDADLVIVATPMAALRGMLQALRGCTAPVAWLCKGFEAMPPGAGSASFGLLAHEVQAQVAPDLIAGVFSGPSFAQEVALGQPTALVAASPHARVRDALVGAFHSPSVRVYANEDIVGVEVGGAVKNVLAIATGLCDGLALGLNARAALITRGLAEMTRLGLALGARPDTFMGLSGLGDLVLTATGDLSRNRRVGMLLAQGRTLAQAVESLGHVAEGVYSARTVAQRAAMLGVDMPITRAAVALLDGQIQPPDAVAALMGRGPAAELV comes from the coding sequence ATGAAAATCATAGTATTGGGTGCCGGTGCCTGGGGTTCCGCGCTCGCCATGAGCGCGGCCCAGCACCCTGGCGGCCATGTGGTCACGCTCTGGGCGCGCGACGCGGGCCAGGCAGACGCCATGCGCGTGGCGCGCCAGAACGCGCGCTATCTGCCGGGCATCGACTTTCCCCCTTCTCTCTCCATCGCCGACGGCCACTTTGGCGCATTGCTGCCGGATGCCGACCTCGTCATCGTGGCCACGCCCATGGCGGCGCTGCGCGGCATGCTGCAGGCGCTGCGGGGATGCACGGCGCCCGTGGCCTGGCTGTGCAAGGGCTTCGAGGCAATGCCTCCCGGTGCCGGTTCGGCATCCTTTGGGCTGCTGGCACATGAAGTACAAGCGCAAGTAGCTCCTGATTTAATAGCAGGTGTATTCAGCGGTCCGAGCTTTGCGCAGGAAGTGGCGCTGGGCCAGCCCACCGCGCTGGTGGCGGCCAGCCCGCATGCGCGGGTGCGGGACGCGCTGGTCGGCGCGTTCCACAGCCCCAGCGTGCGGGTGTACGCCAACGAGGACATCGTGGGCGTGGAAGTGGGTGGCGCCGTGAAGAACGTGCTGGCCATCGCCACGGGCCTGTGCGACGGCCTGGCGCTCGGGCTCAACGCCCGTGCCGCCCTCATCACGCGCGGCCTGGCCGAAATGACCCGGCTGGGGCTGGCGCTCGGCGCGCGGCCCGACACCTTCATGGGCCTGTCGGGCCTGGGCGACCTGGTCCTGACCGCCACCGGCGACCTATCGCGCAACCGCCGCGTGGGCATGCTGCTGGCGCAGGGCCGCACCCTGGCGCAGGCGGTGGAGTCGCTGGGCCACGTGGCGGAAGGCGTCTACAGCGCCCGCACCGTGGCGCAGCGGGCCGCCATGCTGGGGGTGGACATGCCCATCACCCGCGCCGCGGTGGCGCTGCTGGACGGCCAGATCCAGCCCCCGGACGCCGTGGCGGCGCTGATGGGCCGGGGGCCCGCGGCCGAACTGGTGTAG